In the Harmonia axyridis chromosome 3, icHarAxyr1.1, whole genome shotgun sequence genome, one interval contains:
- the LOC123676231 gene encoding solute carrier family 22 member 1-like isoform X2, translating to MKETDSLSDILDEIGVFGKLQILAFSLVCLNVLFNSAAHVAYVFTTLETDYRCLVPQCEESSPGYNSWWVSNAIPFDSDDNPERCSMYLPLNSSSASNCTANAFDRNHTVKCSSYFFKNDEHYLGREFNLLCSDNKWKLTLVGTLNTIGMFFGLLITGVISDKYGRKFVLLVGISTCGVVGVIKAFSPTFEWFCFFEFLEAVLAAGSYGCGFILGVELVTPKLRVLTGCISCCCYALGEVLIAAVSWAVMDWRMILYLVYGPSILVIFMWWSIPESIRWYLSKGRIEEPKRILRSFAEANGKQISEESLDKLKLILKEQQELHESVTFVDLLKSTPLFLRFLNCSFCWITCAFLFYGMTLNSVTLSSNSYLDFIYISLTEIPAYCSAVFIADRIGRRYSMALSYGLTAVSCFAFIFVSKDIVWLRIIIYCMGKFGATSAFILIYVVASEIFPTSLRHTMMGVCSMVGRFGSVASPQIPLLGDIWKPLPLLLFTSLAAVSAFTSLFFPETLNMKLPDTIKEAERIGKNSTDNNK from the exons ATGAAAGAGACTGACAGTTTGAGTGACATTTTGGATGAGATTGGTGTATTTGGAAAATTGCAGATTTTGGCCTTCTCCTTGGTTTGCTTAAATGTTCTCTTCAACTCTGCAGCTCATGTAGCTTACGTTTTTACCACTTTGGAAACTGACTATAG ATGTCTGGTACCACAATGCGAGGAGTCCAGTCCAGGGTACAACTCTTGGTGGGTATCGAACGCCATACCTTTCGACAGCGACGATAATCCAGAAAGATGTAGTATGTATCTGCCCCTGAACTCAAGCAGCGCGTCCAACTGCACTGCCAACGCTTTCGACAGAAACCACACCGTCAAATGCAGTTCCTACTTCTTCAAGAACGACGAACACTATCTAGGAAGAGAA TTCAACCTGCTCTGTAGCGACAACAAATGGAAACTAACCCTCGTTGGAACTTTGAATACGATAGGAATGTTCTTCGGATTGCTGATAACTGGTGTTATATCAGACAA ATACGGCAGAAAATTTGTACTTTTGGTAGGAATATCGACGTGTGGAGTGGTTGGAGTGATTAAAGCCTTCTCGCCTACCTTTGAGTGGTTCTGCTTCTTCGAGTTCCTGGAAGCTGTCCTTGCAGCTGGTAGTTATGGATGTGGTTTCATCTTAG GTGTTGAGCTGGTTACTCCAAAGTTGAGGGTACTAACAGGCTGTATATCCTGTTGCTGTTACGCTCTTGGTGAGGTCCTCATTGCAGCTGTGTCATGGGCAGTGATGGATTGGAG AATGATCTTGTACCTGGTATACGGTCCGTCCATCCTAGTGATCTTCATGTGGTGGTCAATTCCCGAATCCATAAGATGGTATCTGAGCAAAGGCCGCATCGAAGAACCTAAGAGAATCTTGAGGAGCTTCGCCGAGGCCAACGGCAAGCAGATTTCCGAAGAATCGTTGGACAAGCTCAAGCTCATCCTCAAAGAACAGCAGGAACTACACGAATCGGTAACTTTCGTGGACCTGCTCAAGTCCACGCCTCTATTTCTGAGGTTCCTGAATTGCAGCTTCTGTTGGATAACCTGCGCCTTCTTGTTTTACGGCATGACGTTGAACTCGGTGACGTTGTCGTCCAACAGCTACCTAGACTTCATCTACATCTCCCTGACTGAGATACCTGCCTACTGCTCTGCAGTTTTTATAGCTGATAGGATAGGGAGGAGGTACTCCATGGCTCTGTCCTATGGTCTGACTGCCGTTTCTTGCTTTGCCTTCATATTCGTCAGCAAAG ATATTGTTTGGCTCAGAATCATCATCTATTGCATGGGTAAATTTGGAGCGACTTCAGCCTTTATACTCATATACGTCGTAGCCAGTGAAATATTTCCAACATCTCTAAGACATACGATGATGGGAGTTTGCTCCATGGTTGGCAGGTTTGGTTCTGTTGCCAGTCCGCAAATTCCTTTACTT GGTGACATATGGAAGCCCCTTCCTCTTCTGCTGTTCACATCTCTGGCAGCTGTGTCTGCTTTTACGTCACTTTTCTTCCCTGAAACCCTTAATATGAAGCTTCCTGATACGATAAAAGAAGCCGAGCGTataggtaaaaactcaacggataacaataaatga
- the LOC123676231 gene encoding solute carrier family 22 member 2-like isoform X1: protein MDREKNERDELLQKKMDYDVLDKILDGIGNLGSEQVKAIFLVGVCMVLYSATHVAYVFTAMDLDVRCLVPQCEESSPGYNSWWVSNAIPFDSDDNPERCSMYLPLNSSSASNCTANAFDRNHTVKCSSYFFKNDEHYLGREFNLLCSDNKWKLTLVGTLNTIGMFFGLLITGVISDKYGRKFVLLVGISTCGVVGVIKAFSPTFEWFCFFEFLEAVLAAGSYGCGFILGVELVTPKLRVLTGCISCCCYALGEVLIAAVSWAVMDWRMILYLVYGPSILVIFMWWSIPESIRWYLSKGRIEEPKRILRSFAEANGKQISEESLDKLKLILKEQQELHESVTFVDLLKSTPLFLRFLNCSFCWITCAFLFYGMTLNSVTLSSNSYLDFIYISLTEIPAYCSAVFIADRIGRRYSMALSYGLTAVSCFAFIFVSKDIVWLRIIIYCMGKFGATSAFILIYVVASEIFPTSLRHTMMGVCSMVGRFGSVASPQIPLLGDIWKPLPLLLFTSLAAVSAFTSLFFPETLNMKLPDTIKEAERIGKNSTDNNK, encoded by the exons ATGGACAGAGAAAAAAATGAGAGGGACGAACTGTTGCAAAAAAAGATGGACTACGACGTCCTAGACAAGATCTTGGACGGTATAGGGAACTTGGGAAGTGAACAGGTGAAAGCTATCTTCTTGGTTGGCGTGTGCATGGTGCTGTACTCCGCAACACACGTGGCCTACGTTTTTACTGCCATGGATCTAGACGTCag ATGTCTGGTACCACAATGCGAGGAGTCCAGTCCAGGGTACAACTCTTGGTGGGTATCGAACGCCATACCTTTCGACAGCGACGATAATCCAGAAAGATGTAGTATGTATCTGCCCCTGAACTCAAGCAGCGCGTCCAACTGCACTGCCAACGCTTTCGACAGAAACCACACCGTCAAATGCAGTTCCTACTTCTTCAAGAACGACGAACACTATCTAGGAAGAGAA TTCAACCTGCTCTGTAGCGACAACAAATGGAAACTAACCCTCGTTGGAACTTTGAATACGATAGGAATGTTCTTCGGATTGCTGATAACTGGTGTTATATCAGACAA ATACGGCAGAAAATTTGTACTTTTGGTAGGAATATCGACGTGTGGAGTGGTTGGAGTGATTAAAGCCTTCTCGCCTACCTTTGAGTGGTTCTGCTTCTTCGAGTTCCTGGAAGCTGTCCTTGCAGCTGGTAGTTATGGATGTGGTTTCATCTTAG GTGTTGAGCTGGTTACTCCAAAGTTGAGGGTACTAACAGGCTGTATATCCTGTTGCTGTTACGCTCTTGGTGAGGTCCTCATTGCAGCTGTGTCATGGGCAGTGATGGATTGGAG AATGATCTTGTACCTGGTATACGGTCCGTCCATCCTAGTGATCTTCATGTGGTGGTCAATTCCCGAATCCATAAGATGGTATCTGAGCAAAGGCCGCATCGAAGAACCTAAGAGAATCTTGAGGAGCTTCGCCGAGGCCAACGGCAAGCAGATTTCCGAAGAATCGTTGGACAAGCTCAAGCTCATCCTCAAAGAACAGCAGGAACTACACGAATCGGTAACTTTCGTGGACCTGCTCAAGTCCACGCCTCTATTTCTGAGGTTCCTGAATTGCAGCTTCTGTTGGATAACCTGCGCCTTCTTGTTTTACGGCATGACGTTGAACTCGGTGACGTTGTCGTCCAACAGCTACCTAGACTTCATCTACATCTCCCTGACTGAGATACCTGCCTACTGCTCTGCAGTTTTTATAGCTGATAGGATAGGGAGGAGGTACTCCATGGCTCTGTCCTATGGTCTGACTGCCGTTTCTTGCTTTGCCTTCATATTCGTCAGCAAAG ATATTGTTTGGCTCAGAATCATCATCTATTGCATGGGTAAATTTGGAGCGACTTCAGCCTTTATACTCATATACGTCGTAGCCAGTGAAATATTTCCAACATCTCTAAGACATACGATGATGGGAGTTTGCTCCATGGTTGGCAGGTTTGGTTCTGTTGCCAGTCCGCAAATTCCTTTACTT GGTGACATATGGAAGCCCCTTCCTCTTCTGCTGTTCACATCTCTGGCAGCTGTGTCTGCTTTTACGTCACTTTTCTTCCCTGAAACCCTTAATATGAAGCTTCCTGATACGATAAAAGAAGCCGAGCGTataggtaaaaactcaacggataacaataaatga
- the LOC123676362 gene encoding dihydroorotate dehydrogenase (quinone), mitochondrial encodes MSFSNKLKQMVKLCGLSFGAFSAICIYKEDTKFYKTYVMPIVHLLDPEQAHQFSVIINKYRLLPRSKYNDPDSLKVQAFGSLFNNPVGIAAGYDKNAEAVLGLNDMGFGFVEIGSVTPLPQDGNEKPRVFRLKKDEAVINRYGFNSDGHEIVLKRIYELRESNYNGIIGINLGKNKTSPDPIGDYVKGIIRFGPVANYLVINISSPNTPGLRNMQGKKELYDLLVPVVQAAKSVPNRPALLLKLAPDLSFEERKDVADVINKKECQVDGLIISNTTISRPNSLNCKEEAQQTGGLSGKPLKELSTKMIADMYKLTNGIPIIGVGGICTGEDAYEKIKAGAVVVQVYTALVYEGPTLVTEIKKSLDKLLAEDGFKTIGEAVGKSS; translated from the exons ATGTCTTTCTCAAAC AAACTTAAGCAAATGGTCAAGTTGTGTGGACTTAGCTTTGGAGCTTTCTCTGCAATATGCATTTACAAAGAAGatacaaaattttacaaaacttACGTTATGCCTATAGTTCATCTCTTAGATCCAGAGCAAGCTCACCAATTTTCTGTTATTATAAATAAGTATAGGTTATTGCCAAGAAGCAAATATAATGATCCAGATTcattg AAAGTTCAAGCATTTGGAAGTTTATTCAATAATCCTGTTGGGATAGCTGCGGGTTATGACAAGAATGCAGAAGCTGTCCTTGGTCTTAATGATATGGGATTTGGATTTGTGGAAATAGGTTCAGTGACTCCTTTACCACAAGATGGAAATGAAAAACCAAGAGTATTTCGTTTGAAAAAGGATGAAGCTGTTATAAATAG atatggTTTCAATAGCGATGGTCATGAGATAGTTCTCAAGAGAATCTATGAATTAAGAGAAAGTAATTATAATGGAATAATAGGAATAAATTTAGGTAAAAATAAAACTTCACCAGACCCCATTGGTGATTATGTTAAGGGAATTATAAGGTTTGGTCCTGTAGCGAATTATCTGGTTATAAATATAAGCAG TCCTAATACTCCAGGATTGAGGAATATGCAAGGTAAAAAGGAGTTGTACGATCTCTTAGTTCCTGTAGTCCAAGCCGCTAAAAGTGTTCCAAACAGACCGGCTTTGCTTTTGAAACTGGCACCCGATTTGAgttttgaagaaagaaaagACGTAGCTGATGTCATTAATAAAAAAGAATGTCAGGTCGATGGTCTAATTATATCGAACACGACAATCTCTAGACCGAACAGTTTAAACTGTAAGGAAGAAGCTCAGCAAACTGGGGGATTGAGTGGAAAACCACTTAAAGAGCTATCAACAAAAATGATAGCCGATATGTACAAATTAACTAATGGAATACCAATAATCG GTGTGGGTGGTATATGTACAGGTGAAGATGcctatgaaaaaataaaagctGGCGCAGTTGTTGTACAAGTTTACACTGCTTTAGTTTATGAAGGTCCCACTTTAGTTACTGAAATCAAGAAGAGTCTCGACAAGTTATTAGCGGAGGATGGGTTCAAAACTATTGGGGAAGCTGTTGGAAAATCAAGCTGA
- the LOC123676363 gene encoding uncharacterized protein LOC123676363, protein MIAAGYFTTLFLVADKMFSFFRALQHNTPVDIDHVIKKFERLSLWYYRTTLFMCFVYGLDNTIKDSNCALKDVVEEGWTLVCGTQLPELFPVRLGGFLKVCLKTIDWFTLMWMFPSALAIPAFGLGSIDMIVGRVRHLKRMLARVKFQGETNVELARSQLRNCIKYFIEIKSLVNNMNSSVSLLFLPQYTVMSTILALLEYQMIVQFSAATVIRFAGWVLMEIMICIKGQTLLDESLDLAQCVYDMEWYEMPRELRSMYKIFHMSVQKPLHFQAKPFTSLDTKFLMNVLKSSYSLMMFFRTWSDEI, encoded by the exons ATGATAGCTGCAGGCTACTTCACAACACTATTCCTAGTTGCCGATAAAATGTTCAGTTTCTTCAGAGCACTACAGCACAACACACCAGTCGACATAGACCACGTGATCAAGAAGTTCGAAAGGTTGTCCCTATGGTACTACAGAACCACTCTGTTCATGTGTTTCGTTTACGGCTTGGACAACACCATCAAAGATTCCAATTGTGCCCTAAAAGACGTGGTAGAGGAAGGCTGGACCTTGGTTTGTGGTACCCAATTGCCTGAGCTGTTTCCAGTTCGGCTGGGTGGCTTCCTCAAGGTCTGTTTGAAGACAATCGACTGGTTTACGTTGATGTGGATGTTCCCTAGCGCGTTAGCCATTCCGGCCTTTGGTCTTGGAAGTATCGATATGATTGTTGGTAGGGTCAGACATCTGAAGAGGATGCTTGCTAGGGTCAAGTTTCAAGGAGAAACTAATGTGGAGTTGGCTAGGAGCCAATTGAGGAACTGCATTAAGTACTTCATTGAGATTAAAAG TCTTGTCAACAATATGAATAGCTCTGTCAGTTTATTGTTTCTACCACAATACACCGTGATGAGTACCATATTGGCCTTACTGGAGTATCAAATGATTGTT CAATTCAGTGCAGCAACAGTTATAAGGTTTGCAGGTTGGGTATTAATGGAAATCATGATATGCATTAAGGGACAAACTTTGTTGGATGAG AGTTTAGATTTGGCTCAGTGCGTCTATGATATGGAATGGTATGAGATGCCCAGGGAATTGAGGAGTATGTACAAGATTTTTCATATGTCAGTACAGAAACCATTACATTTCCAAGCTAAACCTTTTACCTCATTGGATACTAAATTCCTCATGAAC gtGTTGAAAAGCTCGTATTCTTTGATGATGTTTTTCCGCACATGGTCtgatgaaatatga